A region of the Egibacteraceae bacterium genome:
TGCCACAGGCCGTCCAACGCCGGTCGCAGCCGCAGGACCGCCAGCAGCGCCAACGGGGCCAGCACGGCCACGACCACCACGGCGACCCCGAAGGTCTTGCGTCGCGTCTGGGTCTCGTTCGTGTCAGCGACTGGCATCGGTGTGCACCCTAGGCCACCACGACCAGCGAGTCGCGGTGGATCACCGCGCGGGCGTACTCGGCGCCGAGCTCGGCGGTGGCCGCACCGGTGGACCGCCCGAGCAGCCGCTCGACGTCGTCGCGTCCGTACGCCACCAGCCCGCGGGCGACGACCCGCTCGTCGGGTCCACGCACGTCGACGGCGTCACCCGCCGAGAAGCGCCCGTCGACGGCGACCACACCGGCGGCCAAGAGCGACTTGTTGCCCTCGACCAGCGCCGTCACGGCGCCCTCGTCGACGAACACCGAGCCCTGGGGCGCGGTCGCGAACGCGATCCAGAGCTTGCGGCTCTCGGGGCGCCGGGCGTTCGGCGGGAACCAGGTCCCCACCGGTGCGCCCCCGACGACCGCACGCACCACCCCCGGCCGGCGCGCATTGGCGATCACGCAGTGGGCGGCGCTGAAGGTCGCGATCCGCACCGCCTCCACCTTGCTGGCCATCCCGCCGCTGCCCACGTCGGACCCGGTCCGATCGAACGTGCGGGTGTCCAGGGTGCTCAGGTCGTCGACGCGGTCGAGCACCGGCAGGTCGGGAACCTGGCTCGGATCTCCGTCGAGCAGCCCGTCGACGTCGGACAGCAGCACGAGCAGGTCCGCGCCGAGCATGCTGGCCGCCAGCGCCGCCAGCCGGTCGTTGTCACCGAAGCGCAGCTCGTCGGTGGCGACGGTGTCGTTCTCGTTCACGAGCGGGACCGCTCCGAGCTCCAGCAGTCTCTCGAAGGTCTGGCGGGCGTTCAGGTACCGCGCCCGCTGGACGACGTCGTCGGGAGTCAGCAGCACCTGCCCGCACACCATGCCGTGCACGGCGAAGGACTGCTGGTAGGTGTGCACGAGGAGGCCCTGCCCGACACTGGCCGTCGCCTGCAGGGTGGGCAGGTCGCTCGGCCGGTGCACGAGCCCGAGGGGGTGCAGCCCAGCGGCGACCGCCCCGCTGGACACGAGCACCACCTCGACGCCCTTGGCACGCACGGCGACCAGCTGGGTGACCAGGTCGGCGACCAGGTCGCGGTCCAGTCCCCCCGTCGGACCGCGCAGGCTCGACGAGCCGACCTTCACGACCACCCGGCGTGGAGGGTCGAAGCGGGCCGTGGTCACGCCCCGCCCCGGCCACCCGCCAGACCGTCGGCGGGGCCGTCGGTCTGGTCGTCCTCGGCTGGGTCCTCGGGCGGGAGGTCGGCCTGGTCAGGTTCGAACGCGAACACGGCGCCGGCGATCTCCACGTCGTCGCCGCGCACCGCCCCCGCCTTGACCAGCGCGCGCTCCACGCCCGCGCGCACCAGCCGGCCCTGCAGGTGGCGGACAGCCTCGGGGTTGTCGAGGTCGGCCATGACCACCCAGCGCTCCACGCGATCCCCGGACACGCGGAACCCACCCTTGATCTGCTCGACGGCGAAGTCCACCTTGGAGTGCTGACCGGCGGGGCGCAGCACCGGTCGCTCGGGGGTGTGCTCGGGTGTCGTCTGCTGGGTGCGCGCGAACGCGACGAGGGCGGCGAGGCGGTGGCGCAACGCCGGGAGCCCCTCCCCCGTGACCGCGCTGCCGGCCAGGACCTCCCACCCGGCCGCCTCCAGGTCCGGGCGGATGATCTCGGCGGTGTCACGGTCGGCGTCGACCTTGTTCAGCCACACCAGGGCCGGGCGCTCCAGCAGCTCGGACTGGTAGGCGGCCAGCTCGGCGACGATGGTCGCCAAGTCGTCGCGGGGGTCGCGCTGCTCGTAGTTCGCGCAGTCCAGGACATGCACCAGCACCCCGGCGCGCTCGACGTGGCGCAGGAACTCGTGGCCGAGGCCGCGGCCCTCGCTCGCCCCCTGGATGAGGCCGGGGACGTCGGCGACCACGTAGTCGAGGTCGTCGTGGCTCACCACCCCCAGGTTGGGCGCCAGCGTGGTGAACGGGTAGTCGGCGATCTTCGGCTTGGCGGCCGACAGCCGCGCGATCAGCGACGACTTGCCGCCGTTGGGGTAGCCGACCAGCGCCACGTCCGCGACGAGCTTCAGCTCCAGGACCAGCCACCGCTCCGAGGCCGGCTCGCCGTGCTCGTGGAAGCGCGGCCCCCGGCGCTGCGCGGTGGCGAAGGCGGCGTTGCCCCGCCCGCCCCGCCCGCCCGCGACCGCGACCAGCTCCGCACCGTCGCCGAGCAGGTCGCCGAGCACGGTCCCGTCGGCGTCGCGCACCACCGTGCCCCGGGGCACCGTCAGGACCACGTCCTCGCCGTCGGCACCCCGGCGCAGGTCCCCCTCGCCGTGCTGGCCGTTGCCGGCCTTGCGGTGGGGACGGTGGTGGTAGTCCACGAGCGTGGCCACGTTCGAGGACGCGCGCACCACGACCGACCCCCCGTGCCCGCCGTCCCCGCCCTCGGGGCGCCCCTTGGGCTCGAACGGCTGGCGCGCGAAGGCCGTGACGCCGTCGCCCCCGTGCCCACCGGCCACGTGCACCTTCACCTGATCCACGAACGTGCTCATCGCGTCCAGCCTACGACGAGGGCCTCAGGCGAGAGCCTGCTGGAGGTCGGCGACGAGATCATCGGGCTCCTCGATGCCCACCGACAGGCGGATGAGGTCGTCGGGCACCGCCACCGGCGAGTCGGCGGTGGACGCATGGGTCATGCGCCCCGGATGCTCGACGAGGGACTCCACACCGCCGAGCGACTCGGCGAGGATGAACAGCCGGAAGCGGGCGCAGGCCCGCAGGGCGGCCTCGACGTCGGCCATGCGGAACGACACCATGCCGCCGAAGTCGTGCATCTGGCGGGCGGCGATCGCATGGCCGGGATGCTCGGGCAGCCCCGGATAGAGCACCGCGGTCACGGCCGGGTGGGCTCGCAGGGCGTCGACGACCGCCCGTGCGCCCTCGCAGTGGGCGCGCATCCGGACCGCGAGGGTCTTGACCCCGCGCAGCGTGAGCCACGCGTCCCACGGGCCCGGGACCCCGCCGATGGCGTTCTGCAGGAAGCCGATGCGCGCGGCCAGGTCGTCGTCGTCGAGCAGGACCGCACCGCCCACCACGTCGCTGTGGCCGCCCAGGTACTTGGTGGTGGAGTGCACGACCATGTCGGCCCCCAGCGCCAGCGGCTGCTGCAGGTAGGGCGTGGCGAAGGTGTTGTCCACGACCACCAGCGCCCCGCGCTCGCGCGCGAACGCGGCCAGCGCCGCGATGTCGAACACCGTCAGCAGCGGGTTGGTGGGCGTCTCGATCCACAGCATGCGGGTGGCGGGTCGCCACGCGGCGGCGACCGCGTCGAGGTCGGCCAGGTCCACCGGGTCGAACGCCAGCCCCCACGGCGCGTGGACCTGGGCGAACTGTCGGTACGTGCCGCCGTAGACGTCGTTGGCCAGCACGACGTGGTCGCCGGGGCCCAGGGTGCGCAGGACCGCGTCGCCGGCCGCCAGCCCCGAGGAGAAGGCGAACCCGTGGGCCGCGCCCT
Encoded here:
- the proB gene encoding glutamate 5-kinase, with the translated sequence MTTARFDPPRRVVVKVGSSSLRGPTGGLDRDLVADLVTQLVAVRAKGVEVVLVSSGAVAAGLHPLGLVHRPSDLPTLQATASVGQGLLVHTYQQSFAVHGMVCGQVLLTPDDVVQRARYLNARQTFERLLELGAVPLVNENDTVATDELRFGDNDRLAALAASMLGADLLVLLSDVDGLLDGDPSQVPDLPVLDRVDDLSTLDTRTFDRTGSDVGSGGMASKVEAVRIATFSAAHCVIANARRPGVVRAVVGGAPVGTWFPPNARRPESRKLWIAFATAPQGSVFVDEGAVTALVEGNKSLLAAGVVAVDGRFSAGDAVDVRGPDERVVARGLVAYGRDDVERLLGRSTGAATAELGAEYARAVIHRDSLVVVA
- a CDS encoding cystathionine gamma-synthase, with translation MTQAGFSTRAIHAGQAPEPRTGAVAVPVFQTSTFAQTEVGRHSGYEYARSANPTRDALQVALASLEGAAHGFAFSSGLAAGDAVLRTLGPGDHVVLANDVYGGTYRQFAQVHAPWGLAFDPVDLADLDAVAAAWRPATRMLWIETPTNPLLTVFDIAALAAFARERGALVVVDNTFATPYLQQPLALGADMVVHSTTKYLGGHSDVVGGAVLLDDDDLAARIGFLQNAIGGVPGPWDAWLTLRGVKTLAVRMRAHCEGARAVVDALRAHPAVTAVLYPGLPEHPGHAIAARQMHDFGGMVSFRMADVEAALRACARFRLFILAESLGGVESLVEHPGRMTHASTADSPVAVPDDLIRLSVGIEEPDDLVADLQQALA
- the obgE gene encoding GTPase ObgE translates to MSTFVDQVKVHVAGGHGGDGVTAFARQPFEPKGRPEGGDGGHGGSVVVRASSNVATLVDYHHRPHRKAGNGQHGEGDLRRGADGEDVVLTVPRGTVVRDADGTVLGDLLGDGAELVAVAGGRGGRGNAAFATAQRRGPRFHEHGEPASERWLVLELKLVADVALVGYPNGGKSSLIARLSAAKPKIADYPFTTLAPNLGVVSHDDLDYVVADVPGLIQGASEGRGLGHEFLRHVERAGVLVHVLDCANYEQRDPRDDLATIVAELAAYQSELLERPALVWLNKVDADRDTAEIIRPDLEAAGWEVLAGSAVTGEGLPALRHRLAALVAFARTQQTTPEHTPERPVLRPAGQHSKVDFAVEQIKGGFRVSGDRVERWVVMADLDNPEAVRHLQGRLVRAGVERALVKAGAVRGDDVEIAGAVFAFEPDQADLPPEDPAEDDQTDGPADGLAGGRGGA